A stretch of Henckelia pumila isolate YLH828 chromosome 4, ASM3356847v2, whole genome shotgun sequence DNA encodes these proteins:
- the LOC140860652 gene encoding F-box protein FBW2, with amino-acid sequence MDEEADFRKWDELIPDALGLIFKNLSLHEVLTVAPRVCKSWRRAVSGPYCWQEIDIEEWSRNSKTEIVDRMLRMLITRSGGSLRKLSISGLASDQSILFIANHAQALGTLRLPRCEINNTIMEKAAAKLSLITVLDLSYCINIGARALEAIGKHCKFLTSLRRIMHPLEVIDKLSQDDEALAIASTMPRLKNLEIAYLLVDTSSVIEVIKNCKNLELLDVRGCWNVNLEEKFVKKFPKLKVVGPLVVDCYDMNGWDNCSDYSGSSGYLAWDFVAGDMDDDYAEMLDDFSEDENPIDDVEMWFYDDVNAVDAGYDWPQSP; translated from the exons ATGGACGAGGAAGCTGATTTCCGAAAATGGGATGAATTAATACCcgatgcacttggtctgatatTCAAGAATCTTTCACTTCACGAGGTGCTTACGGTGGCACCGAGGGTTTGCAAGTCATGGAGAAGAGCAGTGTCGGGGCCTTATTGTTGGCAAGAGATAGACATTGAGGAATGGAGCAGAAATTCTAAGACCGAAATTGTTGACAGAATGCTTCGAATGTTGATCACTAGAAGCGGTGGTTCCCTCCGAAAACTTAGCATTTCTGGTCTTGCCAGTGATCAAAGCATCTTGTTCATAGCAAATCA TGCACAAGCTCTCGGAACTTTACGATTGCCAAGATGTGAAATAAACAACACAATAATGGAGAAAGCTGCCGCAAAGTTATCACTTATCACGGTTTTAGATTTGAGCTACTGCATCAACATTGGAGCTCGAGCCCTCGAAGCGATAGGGAAGCACTGTAAATTTCTTACTAGTTTGCGGAGAATAATGCACCCATTGGAGGTGATCGACAAGCTTTCACAAGATGACGAAGCCCTTGCCATCGCGTCCACAATGCCAAGACTCAAGAATCTCGAGATTGCCTACTTGCTCGTCGATACATCCAGTGTAATCGAGGTTATCAAGAACTGCAAGAATCTTGAGTTACTCGACGTCCGGGGGTGCTGGAATGTAAATTTGGAAGAGAAGTTTGTGAAAAAATTTCCTAAACTTAAGGTGGTCGGACCCCTTGTAGTAGACTGTTACGATATGAATGGGTGGGATAATTGCTCTGACTACTCGGGCTCGTCCGGTTATTTGGCATGGGATTTTGTGGCTGGAGATATGGACGACGATTATGCGGAGATGTTGGATGATTTTTCGGAAGACGAAAACCCGATCGATGATGTTGAAATGTGGTTTTATGATGATGTTAATGCTGTAGATGCAGGATATGATTGGCCTCAATCTCCTTAA